A single region of the Chrysoperla carnea chromosome 5, inChrCarn1.1, whole genome shotgun sequence genome encodes:
- the LOC123300392 gene encoding uncharacterized protein LOC123300392, producing the protein MEQTYDRHNKKLLSLISIQQPRAKQMTSNDRRNDNKPRQTAIHNQLNIVKNISTKELSTEELQLLNKGLNFSLKPLKTPIIDIIADVETTIKRAPESVKHQIRRNVLPILRPEEKEINHHITHHKAVKSLTEKGVTITKADKGNAVVVLDKEDYIRRMEKLLREGPYERVEKDPLQKNIKEVKEVIKQCQALIGSRDRLKLQSSNPLTSRLYGLPKIHKEGDGMRPIVSGINSPTYKIAKWLVSEFNKFNKPTGDSVLNSMELIEKLKGVNLVDGDKFVSFDVTALFPSVPINKALDHLEEWLTENNVPELERGEYLQLTRLCMEQTYFQFNEKFYKQVHGTSMGNPLSPFLANIFMSRLERNLKQAAEYFPQHWYRYVDDIFTIIDTKKTSVHDFLEFLNKAEPSIKFTVEEEQDEKLPFLDLEISRDSDKLAFNIYRKPTNVDRFIPKDSFSHWSHKMAAFNFLVHRLTTYPLSTTNYKKELDYIKNVAVLNGYSTNVIDQLLKKAKWRKSLKETTTLSTEEPVLRTSLTFYGKKTSQVSEAMQKYNTNLQVAYTSKGKLRSMLCNTKDRIPNNKKSGIYKVDCADCSKGYIGQTARSLSVRYKEHIAHFNNKRKEKSSVASHAMETGHQIGEIKLLKLVNIPSKLDAYESLYINRMGKNALNSDKGPVPFSDLYSLCVDASQSTKVGQPLDSNKRTNQGPVPQRTKHIRQAKITKFLTVN; encoded by the coding sequence ATGGAGCAGACATATGATCGACACAACAAGAAATTGTTATCGCTCATTTCAATTCAACAACCCAGGGCAAAACAAATGACCAGCAATGACAGGAGGAATGATAATAAACCAAGACAAACAGCCATTCATAATCAACTGAATATAGTTAAAAACATATCAACAAAGGAACTTTCAACGGAGGAActgcaattattaaataaaggtctcaatttttctttgaaacccCTAAAAACACCGATCATTGACATTATCGCCGACGTAGAAACAACCATCAAAAGAGCTCCAGAAAGTGTAAAGCACCAGATCAGGAGAAACGTTTTACCCATCCTGCGACCAGAGGAAAAAGAAATCAACCATCATATAACTCATCATAAAGCTGTAAAATCGCTTACGGAAAAAGGAGTGACGATCACCAAGGCAGATAAAGGTAATGCTGTTGTTGTTTTAGATAAAGAAGATTACATTCGACGGATGGAAAAACTATTACGGGAAGGACCATATGAACGTGTCGAGAAGGATCCACTCCAAAAGAACATCAAAGAGGTAAAAGAGGTGATCAAACAATGTCAGGCGCTGATTGGAAGCAGAGATCGTTTGAAGTTACAATCATCAAACCCACTAACTTCTAGATTGTACGGATTGCCGAAAATTCACAAGGAAGGAGATGGTATGCGGCCCATTGTATCCGGGATCAACTCACCAACATACAAGATCGCGAAATGGCTTGTgtcagaatttaataaattcaacaagCCGACAGGTGATAGTGTCTTGAATTCTATGGAACTCATAGAAAAACTTAAGGGTGTAAATTTAGTAGATGGGGATAAGTTTGTATCTTTCGACGTAACGGCCCTTTTTCCTAGTGTGCCAATTAATAAAGCGTTGGACCACCTGGAGGAATGGTTGACGGAGAACAATGTGCCTGAACTGGAAAGAGGAGAATATCTCCAATTAACCAGATTATGCATGGAACAAACTTATTtccaatttaatgaaaaattttataagcagGTACATGGAACCAGTATGGGCAACCCATTGAGCCCTTTTCTAGCAAACATATTCATGTCAAGATTGGAAAGGAATTTAAAACAAGCAGCGGAGTATTTCCCACAACATTGGTATCGTTATGTAGatgacatatttacaattatagaTACTAAGAAAACGAGCGTAcacgattttttggaatttttgaataaagcgGAACCCAGCATCAAATTCACCGTTGAAGAGGAGCAGGatgaaaaattaccatttttggatCTCGAAATATCCAGAGATAGCGATAAGTTGGCGTTCAACATTTACAGGAAACCGACAAATGTAGATAGGTTTATTCCAAAGGACTCCTTTTCTCATTGGAGCCACAAAATGGccgcttttaattttcttgttcacaggttaacaacatacccattatcAACAACAAACTATAAGAAGGAATTggattacataaaaaatgtggCGGTACTCAACGGATATTCAACGAACGTAATTGACCAATTATTGAAAAAGGCGAAATGGCGGAAGTCCCTTAAAGAAACAACAACATTGTCAACGGAAGAACCAGTCCTAAGAACATCATTGACCTTTTATGGCAAAAAAACCAGCCAAGTATCGGAGGCCATGCAAAAATATAACACAAACCTACAAGTGGCATATACATCGAAAGGGAAATTGAGGTCAATGTTATGTAATACGAAGGATCGTATTCCAAACAACAAAAAGTCAGGTATATATAAAGTTGATTGCGCAGATTGCTCGAAAGGTTATATTGGCCAAACAGCCCGTTCCCTTAGCGTACGCTACAAAGAGCATATAGCgcatttcaacaataaaaggAAGGAAAAGTCATCGGTGGCATCACACGCCATGGAAACGGGACATCAGATCGGTGAGataaagttgttaaaattaGTCAACATTCCATCGAAACTTGATGCCTACGAAAGTTTGTACATCAACAGAATGGGAAAGAACGCTTTGAATAGCGACAAAGGTCCAGTACCATTCTCTGACCTGTACAGCCTATGTGTAGATGCCAGCCAATCAACAAAGGTCGGCCAGCCATtggattcaaataaaagaaccAATCAAGGGCCGGTACCTCAACGAACGAAGCATATAAGACAAGCGaaaatcaccaaatttttaacagttaactAG